A genomic region of Microlunatus sagamiharensis contains the following coding sequences:
- a CDS encoding PspA/IM30 family protein, with the protein MAGLFQRMSLIFRAKADKTLDKYEDPRQTLDYSYQRQLELLQKVRRGVADVATSRKRIELQANGLSTQADKLTQQAQKALEVGREDLAREALTRRSGLQQQLTDLQAQHAQLQGEEEKLVRASQRLQAKVDAFRTKKETIKATYSAAEAQSRIGEAFSGISEEMGDVGLAVQRAEDKTLQLQARAGAIDELLASGALDDASGTSKDDITLELEQLASTSDVEDELSRMKALIGQGPSAGTQAIGGGQAPAIESQPTQQAPARARSLEDVERDLQGQPAPYEQQPSQPNAGDLR; encoded by the coding sequence ATGGCCGGCCTTTTTCAGCGCATGTCCCTGATCTTCCGCGCCAAGGCGGACAAGACCTTGGACAAGTACGAAGACCCGCGGCAGACGCTGGACTACTCCTACCAGCGTCAGCTCGAGCTCCTGCAGAAGGTGCGCCGCGGCGTCGCCGACGTGGCCACGAGCCGCAAGCGCATCGAGCTGCAGGCCAACGGGCTCTCCACCCAGGCCGACAAGCTCACCCAGCAGGCGCAGAAGGCGCTCGAGGTCGGTCGCGAGGACCTGGCCCGCGAGGCGCTGACGCGACGTTCGGGGCTCCAGCAGCAGCTCACGGACCTCCAGGCCCAGCACGCGCAGCTGCAGGGCGAGGAGGAGAAGCTCGTCCGGGCCAGCCAGCGGCTGCAGGCCAAGGTCGACGCCTTCCGCACCAAGAAGGAGACGATCAAGGCGACGTACTCCGCGGCCGAGGCGCAGAGCCGCATCGGCGAGGCATTCTCGGGCATCAGCGAGGAGATGGGCGACGTCGGCCTCGCGGTGCAGCGCGCGGAGGACAAGACGCTGCAGCTCCAGGCCCGCGCCGGCGCGATCGACGAGCTGCTCGCCAGCGGGGCGCTCGACGACGCGTCGGGCACGAGCAAGGACGACATCACCCTCGAGCTCGAGCAGCTCGCGTCGACCTCCGACGTGGAGGACGAGCTCAGCCGGATGAAGGCCTTGATCGGCCAGGGTCCGAGCGCCGGCACGCAGGCGATCGGCGGCGGGCAGGCCCCGGCCATCGAGTCGCAGCCGACGCAGCAGGCCCCGGCCCGGGCGCGGTCGCTCGAGGACGTCGAGCGCGACCTGCAGGGCCAGCCGGCTCCGTACGAGCAGCAGCCGTCGCAGCCGAACGCGGGGGACCTCCGATGA
- a CDS encoding DUF3043 domain-containing protein, whose translation MALFRRSTTTEPEPAPAPEVRDPSGRKSGPTPSRREAEAARRQRVTQTYSKREARQLASRQNRSERMRALAARDNTPEKALMRDYVDHRFSIGEILLPALVLILASSFLNTIFPRAAVFGTVVMYVYVLAVLLDLFLMWRGFKKVLAKRMPGASTKGLAFYGANRAIQIRRFRIPSPRIKRGQAY comes from the coding sequence GTGGCACTCTTCCGTCGCAGCACGACCACGGAGCCCGAGCCGGCGCCGGCCCCCGAGGTCCGCGACCCGTCCGGGCGCAAGTCCGGGCCGACGCCCAGCCGCAGGGAGGCCGAGGCGGCCCGGCGCCAGCGCGTCACGCAGACCTACAGCAAGCGCGAGGCCCGGCAGCTGGCCTCGCGTCAGAACCGCTCCGAGCGGATGCGGGCGCTCGCCGCCCGGGACAACACCCCGGAGAAGGCGCTGATGCGCGACTACGTCGACCACCGCTTCAGCATCGGCGAGATCCTGCTGCCGGCGCTCGTGCTGATCCTGGCGTCGAGCTTCCTCAACACGATCTTCCCGCGCGCCGCCGTCTTCGGCACGGTCGTCATGTACGTCTACGTGCTGGCCGTCCTGCTCGACCTCTTCCTCATGTGGCGCGGCTTCAAGAAGGTGCTGGCCAAGCGGATGCCGGGGGCCTCGACGAAGGGCCTCGCCTTCTACGGCGCCAACCGGGCGATCCAGATCCGCCGCTTCCGCATCCCGTCGCCGCGCATCAAGCGCGGGCAGGCCTACTGA
- a CDS encoding saccharopine dehydrogenase NADP-binding domain-containing protein has translation MSDQTRTAVVVGAGPVGREAARVMTEQGHRVTVVTRSGRPTGIEGVASVAVDASDAGALEAVVRGADALLNCANPRDYTVWEQVWPPLAASLLTTAERTGATLVTAASLYPYGPVDAPMTEGMPDVATDHKGRLRARMWAEAKAAHDAGRLAAVEVRASDYLGAGVGLNGHVSRHVPAAARGRAAWMIGRPDLPHTFTDVADMGRTLARVAFDEGTWGQVWHAVSGPPSTQRAALDGALAALGRPAVAVHGLPVPLVRATGVVSPMMRELGQLGYVFERPYVMDSSRTQAALGLAPSPWEDTLRRTGEGNLSGSPAAAR, from the coding sequence ATGAGTGATCAGACCCGTACGGCCGTCGTGGTCGGAGCAGGACCGGTGGGGCGCGAGGCGGCCCGGGTGATGACCGAGCAGGGCCACCGCGTCACGGTCGTGACCCGCTCGGGCCGCCCCACCGGGATCGAGGGGGTCGCGTCGGTCGCGGTGGACGCGAGCGACGCGGGCGCGCTCGAGGCGGTGGTCCGGGGCGCCGACGCGCTCCTGAACTGCGCCAACCCGCGCGACTACACGGTCTGGGAGCAGGTCTGGCCCCCGTTGGCGGCGAGCCTGCTCACGACCGCCGAGCGGACCGGCGCCACGCTCGTGACGGCGGCGTCGCTCTACCCGTACGGGCCCGTGGACGCTCCGATGACCGAGGGCATGCCGGACGTCGCGACCGACCACAAGGGGCGGCTGCGGGCGCGGATGTGGGCCGAGGCGAAGGCGGCGCACGACGCCGGGCGGCTGGCGGCGGTCGAGGTGCGGGCGTCGGACTACCTCGGCGCCGGCGTCGGGCTGAACGGGCACGTCTCCCGCCACGTCCCGGCGGCCGCCCGCGGCCGCGCCGCCTGGATGATCGGGCGGCCCGACCTGCCGCACACCTTCACCGACGTCGCCGACATGGGGCGCACGCTCGCCCGGGTCGCGTTCGACGAGGGGACCTGGGGGCAGGTGTGGCACGCGGTCAGCGGGCCGCCGAGCACGCAGCGCGCTGCCCTGGACGGCGCCCTCGCCGCGCTGGGCCGCCCCGCCGTCGCGGTGCACGGGCTGCCGGTCCCGCTCGTGCGGGCGACCGGCGTCGTCAGCCCGATGATGCGCGAGCTCGGGCAGCTCGGCTACGTCTTCGAGCGGCCCTACGTCATGGACTCCAGCCGTACGCAGGCCGCGCTCGGCCTCGCGCCGTCGCCGTGGGAGGACACGCTGCGGCGCACGGGGGAGGGCAACCTCTCCGGGTCGCCGGCCGCGGCCCGCTGA
- a CDS encoding TetR/AcrR family transcriptional regulator, whose product MSPSASTSARALARDQLTRAILASARGQLGTVGPAALSVRAVARDVGMVSSAVYRYFPSRDELLTALLVECFDEQGEAVESAVAACGPDDVAGRWSALAHAFRGWALAHPWDYALLYGSPVPGYVAPEQTVGPAVRTPRVLMALLVDAAARGFRQPPGAAPGPGPAFHAAVADLRGLAGADLPDGLLLAGLAAWSGLVGGVTLELFGHLENAVGDREAWFDALAARLCPVAATPA is encoded by the coding sequence GTGAGCCCCTCCGCCTCGACCTCGGCCCGGGCCCTGGCGCGCGACCAGCTGACCCGCGCGATCCTCGCCAGCGCCCGCGGCCAGCTGGGCACGGTCGGCCCGGCCGCGCTCTCGGTCCGGGCCGTCGCGCGTGACGTCGGCATGGTCTCCTCCGCGGTCTACCGCTACTTCCCCAGCCGGGACGAGCTCCTGACCGCGCTGCTCGTCGAGTGCTTCGACGAGCAGGGCGAGGCCGTCGAGTCCGCGGTCGCCGCTTGCGGGCCGGACGACGTCGCCGGCCGGTGGTCCGCGCTGGCCCACGCCTTCCGCGGGTGGGCGCTGGCGCACCCCTGGGACTACGCGCTGCTCTACGGCTCGCCCGTCCCGGGCTACGTCGCGCCCGAGCAGACCGTGGGTCCCGCCGTCCGGACGCCGCGGGTGCTCATGGCCCTGCTCGTGGACGCGGCCGCGCGGGGGTTCCGACAGCCACCCGGTGCGGCCCCGGGACCCGGCCCCGCCTTCCACGCCGCGGTGGCCGACCTGCGCGGCCTGGCCGGCGCCGACCTGCCGGACGGCCTCCTGCTCGCCGGGCTCGCGGCCTGGTCCGGGCTCGTCGGCGGCGTGACGCTCGAGCTGTTCGGTCACCTCGAGAACGCGGTCGGCGACCGGGAGGCGTGGTTCGACGCGCTCGCCGCGCGGCTCTGCCCGGTCGCCGCGACGCCTGCGTAG
- a CDS encoding NUDIX hydrolase — protein sequence MPVPDFVLSLRRHVGHARLPLTGVCAVVLRTDRGGPEVLYGRRSDNGLWSLPSGIVEPGEQPATTVVREVWEELRVEVETERLALVTSDPDIRYPNDDVCQYVSLTFRCRYVSGEAALGDDETLEVAWRPADDPPADLDDVQRRRLAVALADDPACVFDR from the coding sequence GTGCCCGTGCCCGACTTCGTCCTCTCGCTGCGCCGGCACGTCGGCCACGCACGGCTCCCCCTGACCGGCGTCTGCGCGGTCGTGCTGCGGACCGACCGCGGCGGGCCCGAGGTCCTCTACGGGCGCCGCTCCGACAACGGGCTGTGGTCGCTGCCCTCGGGCATCGTCGAGCCGGGCGAGCAGCCCGCGACCACGGTCGTCCGCGAGGTCTGGGAGGAGCTGCGGGTCGAGGTGGAGACCGAGCGCCTGGCCCTGGTCACCAGCGACCCCGACATCCGCTACCCGAACGACGACGTCTGCCAGTACGTCAGCCTGACCTTCCGCTGCCGCTACGTCTCCGGCGAGGCCGCGCTCGGCGACGACGAGACGCTCGAGGTCGCCTGGCGCCCGGCCGACGACCCGCCGGCCGACCTCGACGACGTCCAGCGCCGCCGGCTGGCCGTGGCGCTGGCCGACGACCCGGCCTGCGTGTTCGACCGCTAG
- the gcvT gene encoding glycine cleavage system aminomethyltransferase GcvT codes for MGAEDETQVRTPPLHTSPLHERHLAAGAKLAPFGGWSMPLEYAGGGVVAEHTAVREAVGLFDVSHLGKVGVVGAGALAHVNSVLTGDLDRIGPGQAQYTLLCNPDGGVVDDLIAYVTGSDEVLLVPNAANASAVVAALHVGAPDGVQVVDLHHQQAVLALQGPRADEVLAAAGVDVELAYMAFARVLVDRTPVIVCRTGYTGERGYELVVPADGALAVWDALVAAGEPYGLRPAGLGARDTLRTEMGYPLHGQDLSPSITPLQARVGWAVGWGKPSFVGADALRAEKEAGPSRLLRGLRAEGRGIPRAGMVVRDAEGTEVGTVTSGTFSPTLRTGIALALLDAAVAPDADVTVDVRSRREAFRVVKPPFVPSHVR; via the coding sequence GTGGGCGCCGAGGACGAGACGCAGGTGCGGACGCCTCCGCTGCACACGTCCCCGCTGCACGAGCGCCACCTGGCCGCCGGGGCCAAGCTCGCGCCGTTCGGCGGCTGGTCGATGCCGCTGGAGTACGCGGGCGGCGGGGTCGTCGCGGAGCACACGGCCGTCCGCGAGGCGGTCGGCCTCTTCGACGTCAGCCACCTGGGCAAGGTCGGAGTCGTCGGCGCCGGGGCGCTCGCCCACGTGAACTCCGTGCTCACCGGTGACCTGGACCGCATCGGCCCGGGCCAGGCGCAGTACACGCTGCTCTGCAACCCCGACGGCGGGGTCGTGGACGACCTCATCGCCTACGTCACCGGCTCCGACGAGGTCCTCCTCGTCCCGAACGCCGCCAACGCCTCCGCCGTCGTCGCCGCCCTGCACGTGGGCGCGCCGGACGGGGTCCAGGTCGTCGACCTGCACCACCAGCAGGCGGTGCTGGCCCTCCAGGGCCCGCGCGCCGACGAGGTCCTGGCCGCAGCCGGCGTGGACGTCGAGCTGGCCTACATGGCCTTCGCCCGCGTCCTGGTCGACCGCACCCCGGTGATCGTCTGCCGCACCGGCTACACCGGCGAGCGCGGCTACGAGCTCGTCGTGCCCGCCGACGGCGCGCTCGCCGTCTGGGACGCGCTGGTCGCCGCCGGCGAGCCGTACGGGCTGCGTCCGGCCGGGCTCGGCGCCCGCGACACCCTGCGCACCGAGATGGGCTACCCGCTGCACGGCCAGGACCTGTCGCCCTCGATCACCCCGCTGCAGGCGCGGGTCGGCTGGGCCGTCGGGTGGGGCAAGCCGTCCTTCGTGGGCGCCGACGCGCTGCGGGCGGAGAAGGAGGCGGGGCCGAGCCGGCTGCTGCGCGGGCTCAGGGCCGAGGGCCGCGGCATCCCGCGCGCGGGCATGGTCGTGCGCGACGCCGAGGGCACCGAGGTCGGGACGGTCACCTCCGGGACCTTCTCGCCGACGCTGCGGACCGGGATCGCGCTCGCGCTCCTCGACGCGGCGGTCGCCCCGGACGCCGACGTCACCGTGGACGTCCGCTCCCGGCGCGAGGCCTTCCGGGTCGTCAAGCCCCCGTTCGTCCCCTCGCACGTCCGGTGA
- a CDS encoding leucyl aminopeptidase, whose amino-acid sequence MPTPPLPTLALSTSLPKGSVVLVVGLGAEGVRGVPAAVDQAYTKTYGNDVATLATAVGATSKAGQTRTLPPVGDVRVVVVGLGEQSEPGEDEAAAGVALRDAAATAVRYAGGLVEGAETDGKARARNALSVVVALGTTTAEATLAVATGALLGTYAYAGVGAKSSTPPAIDKVTVLHDGPARTPEGDDVAEVATVLAGAVLAAREWVNIPANLLYPASFAEEVQSLVKGTRLTCEVLDERELEAQGYGGLMAVGGGSARPPRLVRLSYRPRGAKTHLALVGKGITFDTGGLNLKPGDSMYTMKCDMAGAAAVLAATWAIARLGLKVQVTAYGALAENMPSGSAYRPSDVITIYGGTTVENGNSDAEGRIVMADALARSNADSADLVVDVATLTGAAVVALGDRTAAAFATDEPTSQRVLDAARTAGEAFWPLPIPAETRGKLDSSVADLRSTGGSDRAGGALVAAAFLREFVDAPTPWAHLDIAGPAFRTGGPEGALSTGGTGVGVTTLVALARSMAG is encoded by the coding sequence ATGCCGACTCCTCCGCTGCCCACGCTCGCCCTGTCCACCTCCCTGCCGAAGGGTTCCGTCGTCCTCGTCGTCGGGCTCGGCGCCGAGGGGGTCCGCGGCGTGCCGGCGGCGGTCGACCAGGCGTACACGAAGACCTACGGCAACGACGTGGCGACGCTGGCCACCGCGGTCGGCGCGACGAGCAAGGCGGGCCAGACCCGTACGCTCCCGCCGGTCGGCGACGTCCGCGTCGTCGTGGTCGGCCTGGGTGAGCAGAGCGAGCCGGGCGAGGACGAGGCGGCGGCCGGCGTGGCGCTGCGCGACGCCGCGGCCACCGCCGTGCGCTACGCCGGCGGGCTCGTCGAGGGCGCGGAGACCGACGGCAAGGCCCGTGCGCGCAACGCCCTGTCCGTCGTCGTCGCCCTCGGGACCACGACCGCGGAGGCCACGCTGGCCGTCGCCACGGGCGCGCTGCTCGGGACGTACGCCTACGCCGGCGTCGGCGCGAAGTCGTCGACCCCGCCCGCGATCGACAAGGTCACCGTGCTGCACGACGGCCCGGCCCGCACGCCCGAGGGCGACGACGTGGCCGAGGTCGCGACGGTGCTCGCCGGCGCCGTCCTGGCGGCCCGCGAGTGGGTGAACATCCCGGCGAACCTGCTCTACCCCGCCTCCTTCGCCGAGGAGGTGCAGTCCCTGGTCAAGGGCACCCGGCTGACCTGCGAGGTGCTCGACGAGCGCGAGCTCGAGGCGCAGGGCTACGGCGGCCTGATGGCCGTCGGTGGCGGTTCGGCGCGGCCGCCGCGCCTCGTGCGCCTCAGCTACCGCCCGCGCGGGGCCAAGACCCACCTGGCGCTGGTCGGCAAGGGCATCACCTTCGACACCGGCGGCCTGAACCTCAAGCCCGGCGACAGCATGTACACGATGAAGTGCGACATGGCCGGCGCCGCCGCCGTGCTCGCCGCCACGTGGGCGATCGCCCGGCTCGGGCTCAAGGTCCAGGTGACCGCGTACGGCGCGCTCGCCGAGAACATGCCGTCCGGCTCGGCCTACCGCCCCTCCGACGTGATCACCATCTACGGCGGCACCACGGTCGAGAACGGCAACTCCGACGCGGAGGGCCGCATCGTCATGGCCGACGCCCTCGCCCGGAGCAACGCCGACTCCGCCGACCTCGTGGTCGACGTGGCCACGCTGACCGGGGCGGCCGTCGTCGCGCTGGGCGACCGGACCGCCGCCGCGTTCGCGACGGACGAGCCGACCTCGCAGCGCGTGCTCGACGCCGCCCGCACGGCCGGCGAGGCCTTCTGGCCGCTGCCGATCCCGGCCGAGACGCGGGGCAAGCTCGACTCCTCGGTCGCCGACCTGCGCTCGACCGGCGGCAGCGACCGCGCCGGCGGGGCGCTCGTCGCGGCGGCCTTCCTGCGCGAGTTCGTCGACGCGCCCACGCCGTGGGCGCACCTGGACATCGCGGGCCCGGCCTTCCGCACCGGCGGCCCCGAGGGCGCGCTCAGCACCGGCGGCACGGGCGTCGGGGTGACCACGCTGGTCGCGCTGGCGCGCTCGATGGCCGGCTGA